The DNA window ACCCTTTATCCCCTTTGAAACTCACCATCCGCACACCTTGCTCGACCTCTTGAGCGCCCAGCATTTTCAACTCGTTTGCCAATATTTCTTCAAAACCAAAAAAGGTTTTGGCAATCATTCTAAAATTATTTTCCATAGACGTATTACAATCCAATATTAAAATTCCAAATTCCAAACGATTTGAAAATTATTTTGGACAAAAATAGTCTAAATTTGCATTTTAATTGAAATTCAAATTAATAAATGTTAGATTCCTACCAACAACAAGGCAGCGATAGCGAACTGGCGAAGCAAACCACCAACGATAAACCATCTACCAAAAACTGGTTTGCCTCTTGGTTTGACACTCCCTATTATCATATTCTTTATAAAGAAAGAAACTATAGAGAAGCTCAGATTTTTATGGACAATTTGACCCATTATCTCAATCTTCCAGAGAAAGCGAAAGTACTCGATTTAGCTTGTGGCAAAGGACGACATTCCATCTATTTGAATCAATTGGGGTATGAAGTTGTGGGTGCTGATTTGTCTGAAAACAGTATAGCCGAAGCCAGCAAAAACCAAAATAAAACGCTACAATTCCAAGTTCACGATATGCGCGATGTTTTTGAGGATAAATTTGATGCTATTTTCAATTTGTTTACTAGTTTTGGTTATTTCGAAAATGACGACGACAACCTGACCACGCTCAAGGCGATGAAGGCGAGTTTGACCGAACACGGTTTTGCTGTCATAGACTTTATGAATGTGAATCAAGTGATTAATACTATTGTTCCTGAAGAAATAAAAACGGTCGATGGAATTGACTTTCACATCAAACGATATCTGAGCGAGGGGCATATTTATAAAGAAATCGATTTTGAAGATCAAGGCGAAAAATTCCATTTTACCGAGAAAGTGAAAGCCTTAACACTAAAGGATTTCGAAGAAATGATGGAAGAAGCCGGAATTTTCCTTTTGGATATTTTTGGAGATTACAAACTCAAAAAATTTCATAAAACCGATAGCGAACGATTGATAATGATATTCAAGTAAGAATTTAAAAGCTAGAAGTTAAATTAATTTTATGAGTTCAGATATCGAATCAAATACTTTGGAAAACTATAGATTATTATCGCTAATAGATAATTGGTTGGAAACTGGTAATTCTGGAAATTCATATGAAAATGTAGTTTTAGAATTATTAAATGGAAATTCACATTTATTTATTGAAGCCGTCAAAAGTGTTGGAATTGAAGAGGGTAATTCAATAGGTGGTAAAGATTCTAAATTGACTTTTGGCATTTATGAAATTGAAAATAAAAAATATCTTGGAGCATTTACCGATTTAAAATTATTAGAAGATTGGTTAAAAAAAACAAGTCGCTATGTAAAACTTGAATCAAAAACACTTTTCAAAATGGCAGATGAAATTGATGTTGATGGAATTGTCATCAATACAAGTTATAGAAATATGTTTGTTGTTTTAAGAAACAAAAAATAATACCAAATGAATTACCTTTTACCTTTATTTTCTGTACTTCTCGGTTATGGAATCGCTTTGTTTTTGAAACCAAAAAGTAAAACGAACCTAAAATTATTGCTCGCGTTTAGCGGTTCTTTTTTATTGTCTCTAACGGTGATTCATTTGCTACCAGACGTTTACGAAAGCCATAATCATAATATTGGCCTTTTTATAATGGGAGGGATTTTGTTTCAAATTGTCTTAGAATTTTTCTCGAAAGGTGCCGAACACGGTCACGTTCACGGTCACGAAACGATGTCTCATATTCCTTGGTTGCTTTTTACCAGCCTTTGTATTCACGCTTTTTTAGAAGGATTTCCTGTGAGCCACCATCACAATTTAGCCATTGGAATCGCCATTCATCATTTGCCCATTGCTGTGATTTTAACTACTTTTTTTATCAATTCAAGTTTAAATAAAAAAGCCATTTTTGCTTTTATGATTACTTTTGCGGTTATGACGCCGTTGGGAACGATCTTGTCGGAATATTTACCGATACTAAACGAGTATTACATCGAAATAACCGCAGTGGTTATTGGAATATTATTCCATATTTCGTCGACCATTATTTTCGAAAGCAGCGAAGGTCATAAATTTAATGTTGCCAAGGTTTCGATGATTATCTTTGGTGTAATGCTAGCGTATTTTATATAATTTTTAAAAAAATAGTGATGAAAATTAATTTATCAATACTGATTTTAGGCGTAATTCTGTGGTCCAATTCTATTTTGGCTCAAAAAAAGAACATTCCTTTCAATCATCCGAAAATTAAGTACGAGGGAAGAATCGCTTTCAAAGATAGCGCCGCCTGCATCAATTGGTCAGGCTCCTCGATCAGCCTGAATTTTAAGGGTTCTGAAATTTCCGCCATTCTGAAAGATGCGGATACCGCCAATTACTACAATGTGATTTTAGACGATTCAGTAATTTCAAAAATTCAACTTGATACGGTAAAGCGAAACTACGTTCTTGCCTCGGGTTTGAGCGAGGGAAAACACAAAATTCAACTGTACAAAAGAACCGAATGGGGAAAGGGACAAACTTTTTTTTATGGTTTTGTAACCAATGAAAATGATAAAATTGTATCTCCATCGAAGCCGAAAAAAAAGAAACTGGAGTTTTATGGTGATTCCATTAGCTGCGGATATGGCAACGAAGTTCTAAACGGACAAGACTCTGGAACCGGGCATTTCGAAAACCATTATTTAACCTATGGTGCAATTACAGCGCGACATTTCGATGCACAATTTCACTGTATCGCCACAAGTGGTATCGGAATTACGATAAGTTGGTTTCCTACAATCATGTCAGACACTTATGACTTGACAGATCCCCACGACAAAAATACGAAATGGGATTTTGACCAATACTCACCTGATGTTGTGGTAATTAATCTTTTCCAAAATGATTCCTGGCTTGTCAATATGCCCAAACATGAACAGTTTAAGAATAGATTTGGCTCCGAAAAACCTAAAGAAGATTTTATAATTAAGGCGTACGAGAACTTTGTAAAAACAATTAGAGCGAAATATCCTAAAGCCTCTATTATTTGTGCTCTAGGCAATATGGATGCCACAAAAGTAGGTTCGAACTGGCCAAATTATATTGTAAAAGCAGTCGAAAATTTGAATGACAAAAAAATATACACCCATTTTTTTGAGTATAAAAATACTCCGGGTCACCCCAAAGTCAATGAACAAAGCGCAATGGCAGATAGTTTGATTGCTTTCATAAACCAAAAAATTAAATGGTAAAACAGTTTAAAGTTTAAAAAATCTAAAATGACCTTTACAAAAACCACCGAACAATCCTCGAAATACGAACATTTAGAAAAAATGTCGGTTTCTGAATTATTAGCTAATATCAACAACGAGGACAAAACCGTGCCTCTTGCTGTAGAAAAAGCCTTGCCGCAAATCGAACCTTTAGTTTCTGAAATCGTTGCCAAAATGAAATTGGGCGGCCGATTATTCTATATTGGAGCAGGAACTTCAGGACGTTTAGGAATCCTAGATGCCTCCGAATGCCCTCCTACTTATGGCGTTCCCGCGGAGCTCGTCAACGGAATTATTGCTGGTGGCGACAAAGCCATTCGCAAAGCCGTAGAAAATGCCGAAGACGATGCCAACCAAGCTTGGATAGATTTACAAGAACACAATATCAACCAAAATGATGTCGTAGTCGGAATTGCCGCTTCAGGGACCACACCCTATGTCATTGGCGGATTGAAAATGTGCAATGCAAATAATATCGCAACCGGAAGTATTTCGTGTAATGCAGGAAGCCCGCTTTCGCAAACGGCAAAATTTCCTATTGAAGTAATTGTTGGGCCAGAATTTGTCACCGGAAGTTCCAGAATGAAAGCTGGAACCGCGCAAAAATTGGTATTGAATATGATTTCGACCTCAGCGATGATTCAATTGGGGAAAGTGAAAGGCAACAAAATGGTCGATATGCAATTAAGTAATAGCAAATTGGTGGATCGCGGCGTAAAAATGATAATGGCAGAAATTCCTGTATCTTACGAAAAAGCTTCTGAATTATTGGAAAAATATGGTAGTGTTCGGAAAGCAGTGGATCATTTTGAAAAATAATAAAAATGGAAAATACAATTGAATACATTGCTAACAATCAACACTTTGTATTACAATTACTTTTTGGTTTCATCATTTTAATTATTGGAATACTATTTAATAATAAAATAAATAAAATTAAAGAAAACGGAATTTGTACTGATGGAGAAGTTATTGATTTCATGAAAGAAAGTAACTATACAGAGGATAGTATAAACAAATATTATTATTATCCAGTTATAAGATTTAAGGACAAGAAAGGGAATATTTTAGTAAGAAAGTCTGAAATTGGAACATCAATTAAATCAACAAAAACTTTACCATACATCACAAAAATATATTACAAACAAAATGAATCTGAAATAGAAGTAATAGTTGAAAATAAAATTATGGAAAATTTATCTGCAATTGTTATTATTATTGGGTTAGCAATTATTATATTTTACACGTATAATTTTTTAAATTTTAAAATCTAAATGTCAACCAACAAAGAATTATTATCGAAGGGAATTAAAAAATTAGCTTGGGCTTTGCCTTTGCTTTTTATTGGACCCTCTGTGATTTACAATGCATTTATCAACAAGGAAAATGTATGGCATTATTTGGTTTTAGGAATTGGAATTGCGGTTTGTTTGGGTGCGGTGTATTTGGCTTTTGCTGGACTGAGACTATTGATGCGAAGTTTATTTAACGATTAATTTGTACATTTACTAAAAATTAGAATTATGGATATTCAAGCCGAAATAAATTGGATACATCAAGAAATCGACAAAGTTAAAGACCCAACTTTTGTTGAAAAATTAAAACGTCTATTGCTTTCTACAAATTCAACAGTTTCTGAAACTACTAATGTTGATTACAATATTGATATTGAAAAGGCCTTAGAAAGTATTAAAAATGGCCATTTTCACTCTGAAGCAGAAGCAAGGGAAATTTCAAGAAAATGGGGACGAAAATAATTTGGGCTTCGGATGCATTGCAACAATTAGAAGACATTCATTTTTACATTCTTTTTGAAAGTAAATCCATTCAGATAGCTGACAAAGTGATTGACAAAATTTTTGAAAGCACTGAAATTCTAAAAACCAGTCCAGAAATCTATAAATTGGACGCTAAAAAAGAAGAGCAATGACGGTCGTTTCAGAGCATATTTTGTCTATGATTATATGATTTCATACCAAATTACCACAGATTACATTCAGATTCTTCGAGTTAGACACACAGCACTGAAACCAAAAAAATTTTAATGGAAAATCTACTGTACACGAATCATACCTTTGAAAAACTAGCTTTTATTGACCAAAGAGTCAACAATCGGGAGTTTGAAGATTGCGTTTTCAAGAACTGTGATTTCTCGAATAGTGATTTTTCGAACAACACTTTTATGGATTGCCAGTTTATCGATTGTAACTTATCGATGACACAATTGGTCGGGACGAGTTTGAAAACGGTTGATTTTAAAAATTGTAAATTAATGGGAATTCAATTCCACACTTGCACGGATTTCCTATTCAATGTGCGTTTTCAGGATTGCGTTTTGGATTATTCGTCTTTTGCCAACAAGAAAATGCCGAAAACCAAGTTCTACGCTTGTTCGATGAAAGAGGTTTCGTTTATAGGAACGAATCTCACCAATGCAAGTTTCGAAAATTGTAATTTGGACAATGCTATTTTCAATGATACCCAATTGGCCGGAGCTGATTTTAGAAAAGCGTACCATTATAAAATCGATCCTGAATTCAATCCGATGAAAAAGGCCCAGTTTTCGACACAAGGCATTGTTGGACTTTTGGATAAATATGATATTAAAATAGAGTGATATGGAAGTGAACAACTCCTATTTAGAAAGCGTAAAAAAGCAATTTCTCTATTATAAAACGTTGGGAGAAAAAGCGATGGATCAACTCGAACCAGAACAACTTTTTGTTTCGATAAACGAAGACACCAATAGCATTGCCACAATTGTGAAGCATCTTTCGGGAAATATGCTTTCGCGTTGGACTAATTTTCTAAATACGGATGGTGAGAAAGAATGGAGAAATCGTGACGCTGAATTTGTTGACACCAACAAAACAAAAGACGAATTATTGGCAACTTGGAACAAAGGTTGGGATTGCTTTTTGGATGCTTTGAATGGATTAAAATCCGAACAACTTTCTACTATTATTTATATCCGAAATGAGGGACATACCGTAATTGAAGCAATAAATCGCCAATTGGCCCATTATCCCTATCATATTGGACAAATTGTCTTCTATGCCAAAATGTTGAAGAAAAGCGAATGGACAAGCTTGTCTATTCCAAAAAACAAATCGAATAGTTACAACTCAGAAAAATTTTCTAAAGAAAAAAGTATTCAGCATTTTACCGACGAAGAGTTGAATAAATTAAAATAACAAACCTTATGGTTTCGAAACCTAAGGTTTCATAAAATTAACAAATGAAAAAAATAATCTTCCTACTCCCACTATTGGTGTTAATGTCATGCTACAATGCTGAACACAATTGTAAAGATTTTAAAACTGGAAAATTCAAATTTGAATATGAAGTGGATGGTGTCAAAAAAACTACGTTTTTTGAACGCAAAGATAACATCGAAATTGAAACATTTGAGGGCAAAACCGACAGTTCAAGCATTCGATGGGTAAACGATTGTGAATACATTTTGCAAAAAATTCACCCAAAGAATATGGCAGAAGAAAAGGCAATTTCGATGAAAATTTTGAGCACCTCAAAAAATTCATATACTTTTGAATTCGGGATCGTAGGAAGCGACCAAAAACAGCGGGGAACTGTGGAGAAGTTGGAAGATTGAAGTTGGAAGTTGGAAGTTGGAAGTTGGAAGATGGGAGATGGAAGATGGGAGATTGAAGTTGGAAGTTGGGAGATGGAAGATGGGAGTAGCACTGCATAAAAATTAAAACTTATAAATAAAAAAAATGGAAGTATTTTTAAATCCAGATGCTTGGATAGCGCTGTTAACATTGACTTTTCTGGAAATCATTCTGGGTATTGACAATATCATTTTCATATCGATTGTAACAGGAAAATTGCCTCCCGAAAAGAGAAAACGTGCCACAAAAATTGGAATGTTTTTGGCTATGTTTATGCGAATTGCCCTCTTGTTTGGCATTAGTTTCTTGATCCAAATGAAAAAACCTTGGTTTTTTATTGATTTCAGCTGGTTTTCGGCTGGAGTGACCGGACAAAGCCTTATCCTTTTGCTAGGTGGATTGTTTTTAATTTATAAAAGTACCAAGGAAATCCACGAAAAGGTGGATGTAAAAGGCGAAGAAGAAAAGGAAATCAAAAAAACGGCTGCAAAATCTTTTCAGGGTGTACTACTGCAAATTATTATGATCGATTTAGTTTTTTCGTTTGATAGTATTCTCACCGCGGTTGGGATGACCAACGGAGTCGAAGGTGCGCTTTATATTATGGTTGCGGCAGTTATTATTTCGGTTTTAATTATGATGCAATTTGCTGTCCCTGTTGGCGCGTTTGTCAACAAACATCCATCGATTCAAATTCTGGGATTGTCCTTTTTAATTCTTATAGGCTTTATGCTCATCACCGAAAGCGCTCATTTATCGAATGCCCTAGTTTTTGGTAGTCACGTGACTCCAGTGCAAAAAGGATACTTGTATTTTGCGATTTCATTTTCACTACTTGTTGAAGTTTTGAATATGAAAGTCGATAAAAAAAAGAAACAATAGGATGTCACAAAACATAAAAAACGCGCTAATTTTGGCAGTTGTCGTCGGCACTATTCTAAATGCAATCAATAGTTATGATTTGATTTTGGAAGGAAATTGGAGCAGTAGAACTATAATTAAAATTATTTTGACCTACATAACTCCCTTTTGTGTTTCCCTATATTCATCGAATAAAGCAACCAAATCATTCAAAACTCAAATTAAAACCCATCCAGTTACAGAATCGTAACTGGATTTTTTAATTCTATTTTATCGTTACATATGAAAAACACCATTTCACAAAGAGTAGCCGACTTTTTAAGAAACTATCCCCCTTTCAGTTTTTTGAAACCAAGAGATTTAGAAATAATTTCGCAACAAATTAGCATTATTTACAAAGAAAAAGACAGTGTAATCTTTGCAGTTAATGAAGATACTCACGATAGTTTTTATGTCGTACACAAAGGAGCGGTGACCCTTAAAGCGGACCAAGAAACGGACATTATGGACATGTGCGACGAAGGAGATATTTTTGGTTTAAGACCCCTTATTGCCAATGAAAATTATAAAATGGAAGCGAGAACTTATGAAGAAACCATTCTTTATGCCATTCCCATTCAGATTTTCAAACCTTATGCACTAGAAAACAAGGCGGTTGGTAATTTTCTGATTGAAAGCTTTGCATCCAATACTTTGAACCCGTTTTCTAAAAGTCATAGAGGAAAATTATACGGCGAGGAAATTGAAACTGATACAAAATTATTGGACTTGCAAGAAGTCAAATATTCTAAAAAAATAATCAGTTGTTATCCTACAAATAGTGCAAAAGAAGTCGCTAAAATTATGCTCGACAAAAATGTAGGTGCGATTCTTGTCGTCGAAGATTCGCTTCCCATTGGCATCATTACGGACAAAGATCTAAGAAACAAAATTGTTACGGGACAATTCCCTATTACCACCCCGGCAGCAGAAATAATGACGTCACCCGTTATTACTTATCCCACCAAAATGACCATTACGCAGGCACAAATGGCCATGATGAAAAGTGATATTAGTCATTTATGCCTCACCCTAGACGGAACTGCAAATTCCAAAGCAGTTGGCATATTATCTAAACATGATGTGATGGTGTCGATAGGCAACAATCCAGCCGTTTTGTTACGAGCCATAAAACGAGCTAAGAAATTCAAGAAAATCAAGCTTATTCGAGTAGGTATTATGCAATTACTTCGCGGCTATTTGGACCAAAATATTCCGATGATGCTGACCTCAAAAATAATTTCAGAATTGAATGACGCCTGTACTAAGCAGGTAATCGCCATCGTGCTGAACAAAATGGATACTCCTCCACCTGTAAAATTTTCGTGGTTAGCCTTGGGAAGTCAAGGAAGGAGTGAACAATTATTGCAAACCGACCAAGACAATGCTCTTGTTTATGAGGATGTTCCTGCCCCATTAGAAGCCCAAACTAAAAAATACTTTTTAGAATTGGCCACTAAAATCACCAAAGGACTTTTTGAAATTGGGTACGAATATTGCCCTGCCGAAATGATGGCATCCAACCCCAATTGGTGTTTAAGTCTCAGCGAATGCCAAGAAAAAGTGCGCCATTGGATTACCAATACCGGAAAAAATGAAGTGTTACTATCGTTCATTTTCTTTGATTATAGTTTAGTTTATGGCGACAGGGATTTGGTAAACGATTTGTCTGATTATATCTTCGAGCAGGTCAAAGCAAATCCAACTTTTTATATTCACCTAGTCAGTGGCGCATTGCAAAGTCCATCACCGACCGGTTTTTTTAGAGAATTTCTATTGGAGCAAGATGGAGCCAACAAAGACTTTTTCAATATAAAAAACCGTGCATTAATGCCGTTAGCCGATGCAGCGAGAGTTTTAATCCTTTCGCACTCCATAAAATCAATTAGTAATACCGTAGAACGTTTTGAAAAATTGGCCGAGCTAGAACCACAGAATAGTGAATTGTATCTATCTTGTGCATCTTCCTATAAAATTTTATTGCGTTTTAGAACCAATCAAGGCCTTTTGCATAATGACTCTGGGCAGTTTATCGCTTTGGAAACTTTATCAAAAGCTGAAAAAATAAAATTAAAGAGTACCTTTAAAACCATCAAAGAGTTACAAGAAATCATCCGAGTACGATTTAATACTTCAAACCTATTGTAATGGACTTTTTAACAAAAATAAAAAACTTCCTTTTCACACTTGTCGGTCGTTCTCCTCAACGCGTAGCGGATGAAATTCAAGGAGATATCCATTCGACTCGTTTTGTAGTTCTGGATACGGAAACGACTGGTTTTGATTATGAAAAAGACCGAATTTTGTGCATAGGTGCTATTGTTTTGCAAAATTATAAGATTCCAATTCAGGAAAGTTTGGAAATTTATATTCAGCAGGAACATTACAACCAATCTACGGCACAAATTCACGGAATATTACGAGCATCGGTATTGGATCGTCCTTATGAATTAGAGGCTTTACAGCAATTGATCGATTTTTTAGGCGACTCTATCATCGTGGCACATCATACCCATTTTGATATCACAATGATTAATAAGGCTTTGGAAAGAAATGGATTATCCAAATTAAAAAACAAAACGCTAGACACAGGTCTGTTATACAAAAAAACCTTATTGAACTCTCCCTTATTACCCAGAAAAGACAATTACAGCCTCGACGACCTTGCTGATAAATTTGACATTTCAAAAAAAGACAGACATACTGCAATGGGAGATGCCTATATAACGGCAATCGCGTTTTTGAAAATAGTGAACAAACTGAAAGATAAAAAAGGATTTAGCTTACAACAATTATTTAAATATTGATGTAAAACTAAATCCTTGAAAATTGTTACTAATTAAAATAAGGTAATTTGACCGTCGTCATTGAGCTGAACATCATCATCGGCATCCGTTCCAGACCCAACTGCTGTGTCCCCTTCGACCTCTAATTCTTCCGGAATCACTTCTTCAGGTTCTTCGTACGGCAATGGATCCAAAAGATTCACTTGCTTCAATTTATCCGA is part of the Flavobacterium nackdongense genome and encodes:
- a CDS encoding class I SAM-dependent methyltransferase gives rise to the protein MLDSYQQQGSDSELAKQTTNDKPSTKNWFASWFDTPYYHILYKERNYREAQIFMDNLTHYLNLPEKAKVLDLACGKGRHSIYLNQLGYEVVGADLSENSIAEASKNQNKTLQFQVHDMRDVFEDKFDAIFNLFTSFGYFENDDDNLTTLKAMKASLTEHGFAVIDFMNVNQVINTIVPEEIKTVDGIDFHIKRYLSEGHIYKEIDFEDQGEKFHFTEKVKALTLKDFEEMMEEAGIFLLDIFGDYKLKKFHKTDSERLIMIFK
- a CDS encoding SseB family protein yields the protein MSSDIESNTLENYRLLSLIDNWLETGNSGNSYENVVLELLNGNSHLFIEAVKSVGIEEGNSIGGKDSKLTFGIYEIENKKYLGAFTDLKLLEDWLKKTSRYVKLESKTLFKMADEIDVDGIVINTSYRNMFVVLRNKK
- a CDS encoding ZIP family metal transporter translates to MNYLLPLFSVLLGYGIALFLKPKSKTNLKLLLAFSGSFLLSLTVIHLLPDVYESHNHNIGLFIMGGILFQIVLEFFSKGAEHGHVHGHETMSHIPWLLFTSLCIHAFLEGFPVSHHHNLAIGIAIHHLPIAVILTTFFINSSLNKKAIFAFMITFAVMTPLGTILSEYLPILNEYYIEITAVVIGILFHISSTIIFESSEGHKFNVAKVSMIIFGVMLAYFI
- a CDS encoding SGNH/GDSL hydrolase family protein, whose product is MKINLSILILGVILWSNSILAQKKNIPFNHPKIKYEGRIAFKDSAACINWSGSSISLNFKGSEISAILKDADTANYYNVILDDSVISKIQLDTVKRNYVLASGLSEGKHKIQLYKRTEWGKGQTFFYGFVTNENDKIVSPSKPKKKKLEFYGDSISCGYGNEVLNGQDSGTGHFENHYLTYGAITARHFDAQFHCIATSGIGITISWFPTIMSDTYDLTDPHDKNTKWDFDQYSPDVVVINLFQNDSWLVNMPKHEQFKNRFGSEKPKEDFIIKAYENFVKTIRAKYPKASIICALGNMDATKVGSNWPNYIVKAVENLNDKKIYTHFFEYKNTPGHPKVNEQSAMADSLIAFINQKIKW
- the murQ gene encoding N-acetylmuramic acid 6-phosphate etherase; translated protein: MTFTKTTEQSSKYEHLEKMSVSELLANINNEDKTVPLAVEKALPQIEPLVSEIVAKMKLGGRLFYIGAGTSGRLGILDASECPPTYGVPAELVNGIIAGGDKAIRKAVENAEDDANQAWIDLQEHNINQNDVVVGIAASGTTPYVIGGLKMCNANNIATGSISCNAGSPLSQTAKFPIEVIVGPEFVTGSSRMKAGTAQKLVLNMISTSAMIQLGKVKGNKMVDMQLSNSKLVDRGVKMIMAEIPVSYEKASELLEKYGSVRKAVDHFEK
- a CDS encoding DUF6095 family protein, producing the protein MSTNKELLSKGIKKLAWALPLLFIGPSVIYNAFINKENVWHYLVLGIGIAVCLGAVYLAFAGLRLLMRSLFND
- a CDS encoding type II toxin-antitoxin system RelE/ParE family toxin produces the protein MGTKIIWASDALQQLEDIHFYILFESKSIQIADKVIDKIFESTEILKTSPEIYKLDAKKEEQ
- a CDS encoding pentapeptide repeat-containing protein — encoded protein: MENLLYTNHTFEKLAFIDQRVNNREFEDCVFKNCDFSNSDFSNNTFMDCQFIDCNLSMTQLVGTSLKTVDFKNCKLMGIQFHTCTDFLFNVRFQDCVLDYSSFANKKMPKTKFYACSMKEVSFIGTNLTNASFENCNLDNAIFNDTQLAGADFRKAYHYKIDPEFNPMKKAQFSTQGIVGLLDKYDIKIE
- a CDS encoding DUF1572 family protein translates to MEVNNSYLESVKKQFLYYKTLGEKAMDQLEPEQLFVSINEDTNSIATIVKHLSGNMLSRWTNFLNTDGEKEWRNRDAEFVDTNKTKDELLATWNKGWDCFLDALNGLKSEQLSTIIYIRNEGHTVIEAINRQLAHYPYHIGQIVFYAKMLKKSEWTSLSIPKNKSNSYNSEKFSKEKSIQHFTDEELNKLK
- a CDS encoding DNA topoisomerase IV, whose protein sequence is MKKIIFLLPLLVLMSCYNAEHNCKDFKTGKFKFEYEVDGVKKTTFFERKDNIEIETFEGKTDSSSIRWVNDCEYILQKIHPKNMAEEKAISMKILSTSKNSYTFEFGIVGSDQKQRGTVEKLED
- a CDS encoding TerC family protein, whose translation is MEVFLNPDAWIALLTLTFLEIILGIDNIIFISIVTGKLPPEKRKRATKIGMFLAMFMRIALLFGISFLIQMKKPWFFIDFSWFSAGVTGQSLILLLGGLFLIYKSTKEIHEKVDVKGEEEKEIKKTAAKSFQGVLLQIIMIDLVFSFDSILTAVGMTNGVEGALYIMVAAVIISVLIMMQFAVPVGAFVNKHPSIQILGLSFLILIGFMLITESAHLSNALVFGSHVTPVQKGYLYFAISFSLLVEVLNMKVDKKKKQ
- the nrtS gene encoding nitrate/nitrite transporter NrtS, translating into MSQNIKNALILAVVVGTILNAINSYDLILEGNWSSRTIIKIILTYITPFCVSLYSSNKATKSFKTQIKTHPVTES
- a CDS encoding DUF294 nucleotidyltransferase-like domain-containing protein, which translates into the protein MKNTISQRVADFLRNYPPFSFLKPRDLEIISQQISIIYKEKDSVIFAVNEDTHDSFYVVHKGAVTLKADQETDIMDMCDEGDIFGLRPLIANENYKMEARTYEETILYAIPIQIFKPYALENKAVGNFLIESFASNTLNPFSKSHRGKLYGEEIETDTKLLDLQEVKYSKKIISCYPTNSAKEVAKIMLDKNVGAILVVEDSLPIGIITDKDLRNKIVTGQFPITTPAAEIMTSPVITYPTKMTITQAQMAMMKSDISHLCLTLDGTANSKAVGILSKHDVMVSIGNNPAVLLRAIKRAKKFKKIKLIRVGIMQLLRGYLDQNIPMMLTSKIISELNDACTKQVIAIVLNKMDTPPPVKFSWLALGSQGRSEQLLQTDQDNALVYEDVPAPLEAQTKKYFLELATKITKGLFEIGYEYCPAEMMASNPNWCLSLSECQEKVRHWITNTGKNEVLLSFIFFDYSLVYGDRDLVNDLSDYIFEQVKANPTFYIHLVSGALQSPSPTGFFREFLLEQDGANKDFFNIKNRALMPLADAARVLILSHSIKSISNTVERFEKLAELEPQNSELYLSCASSYKILLRFRTNQGLLHNDSGQFIALETLSKAEKIKLKSTFKTIKELQEIIRVRFNTSNLL
- a CDS encoding 3'-5' exonuclease, producing MDFLTKIKNFLFTLVGRSPQRVADEIQGDIHSTRFVVLDTETTGFDYEKDRILCIGAIVLQNYKIPIQESLEIYIQQEHYNQSTAQIHGILRASVLDRPYELEALQQLIDFLGDSIIVAHHTHFDITMINKALERNGLSKLKNKTLDTGLLYKKTLLNSPLLPRKDNYSLDDLADKFDISKKDRHTAMGDAYITAIAFLKIVNKLKDKKGFSLQQLFKY